The following are encoded in a window of Telmatobacter sp. DSM 110680 genomic DNA:
- a CDS encoding prolipoprotein diacylglyceryl transferase family protein: MFSIGSHPAWHPVFETLAYVAGYAVYRRGRDRRGDVIAEPQRWTVIASAAVGALIGSRLLGVAEQWPTVFAAYRSRHLITLLLSPGGKTIVGGLLGGWIAVELVKRVLGIPNRTGDLFALPLCVGIAVGRIGCFIAGMNDDTFGKPTTLPWAVDFGDGIPRHPTQLYEILFLVLLGIIVSRSANWPDGTRFRIFLASYLCWRFAIDFLKPQPLVAGMNLIQWACVAGLTALALQFLNDLRLSRRKALAHAAIA; encoded by the coding sequence ATGTTCTCCATCGGTTCGCACCCGGCCTGGCATCCGGTGTTTGAAACCCTGGCCTATGTGGCCGGCTACGCCGTCTATCGCAGAGGCCGTGACCGCCGGGGCGATGTAATCGCTGAACCTCAGCGCTGGACAGTGATCGCCTCCGCAGCTGTTGGGGCACTCATAGGGAGCCGGCTGCTCGGAGTTGCCGAGCAATGGCCGACTGTCTTCGCCGCTTACCGTTCTCGGCACCTGATCACGCTTCTTCTCTCACCCGGTGGCAAGACGATCGTGGGCGGACTACTCGGCGGCTGGATTGCCGTTGAACTCGTCAAACGTGTGCTCGGAATTCCTAACCGCACGGGCGATCTCTTTGCACTTCCGCTTTGTGTTGGCATCGCCGTCGGCCGGATTGGCTGCTTCATCGCAGGCATGAATGACGACACGTTTGGCAAACCCACGACTCTCCCTTGGGCAGTAGATTTTGGCGATGGAATTCCTCGCCATCCAACGCAGCTCTACGAGATTCTGTTTCTTGTTTTACTTGGAATCATCGTGAGCCGATCTGCAAATTGGCCTGACGGAACACGCTTTCGTATCTTCCTCGCAAGCTATCTATGCTGGCGCTTCGCCATCGACTTTCTCAAGCCTCAGCCGCTGGTTGCAGGCATGAACCTCATTCAATGGGCATGTGTCGCCGGACTGACTGCCCTCGCATTGCAGTTTCTCAATGACCTACGGCTGTCTCGAAGAAAGGCGCTGGCCCATGCGGCGATTGCTTGA
- a CDS encoding radical SAM protein produces MTDKLRPYLFYDVAISICSTCYRRVDAKIVFEDGKVWMLKRCPQHGHQRVLVADDIDYYRRSREVFIKTPEQPIVYNTPVKYGCPYDCGLCPDHEQHSCLTLVEICDACNLTCPICYAGSGQHRTEFRSLEQIEAMLDCVVRNEKQPDVVQISGGEPTLHPDFFRVLEMCKERPIRHLMVNTNGIRIAQDEDFAKRLADFMPQFEIYLQFDSLKREALMQLRGADLRSIREKALERLNKLGISTTLVVTVERGLNDGELGSIIDYALQQPAVRGVTIQPVQQAGRVQGFTSAEHRLTLTEVRRRILEQTSVFRPEDLIPVPCHPDALAMAYALKLGSKTVPLTGMIPPDILIDGGRNTIVYEQEAGIRDHLFKLFATNHSPASQASTLRELLCCLPKVLIPKDLGYKNLFRILIVQFIDAEAFDVRSVKKSCIHIAHPDGKRLIPFDTFNMFYRGELEHTRLADLRQLQVGTI; encoded by the coding sequence ATGACCGATAAACTCCGCCCCTATCTCTTCTACGACGTCGCCATCTCTATCTGCTCGACTTGCTATCGCCGCGTCGACGCCAAGATTGTCTTTGAGGACGGCAAGGTCTGGATGCTGAAGCGCTGCCCGCAGCATGGGCATCAACGCGTGCTTGTAGCTGATGACATCGACTACTATCGCCGCTCGCGGGAAGTCTTCATCAAAACTCCGGAGCAGCCGATTGTCTACAACACTCCGGTGAAATACGGGTGCCCTTATGACTGCGGCCTCTGCCCCGATCACGAACAACATAGTTGTCTCACCCTCGTTGAGATATGCGACGCATGTAATCTCACTTGTCCGATCTGCTACGCAGGCAGCGGCCAGCATCGAACCGAATTCCGCTCGCTAGAGCAGATTGAGGCGATGCTCGATTGCGTGGTGCGCAACGAGAAGCAGCCCGACGTGGTGCAGATCTCCGGCGGCGAGCCTACGCTACACCCGGACTTCTTTCGCGTTCTTGAGATGTGCAAAGAGCGCCCCATCCGCCATCTGATGGTTAACACCAACGGCATACGCATCGCGCAAGACGAGGACTTCGCCAAACGCCTGGCCGACTTCATGCCGCAATTCGAAATCTATCTGCAGTTCGACTCTCTCAAGCGCGAGGCGCTCATGCAGTTGCGCGGCGCCGATCTTCGCTCCATTCGTGAAAAAGCCCTCGAGCGTCTCAACAAGCTGGGAATATCAACAACGCTTGTGGTCACCGTTGAGCGCGGGTTGAACGACGGCGAACTCGGCTCCATCATCGACTACGCCCTCCAGCAGCCCGCAGTACGGGGCGTTACCATTCAGCCGGTGCAGCAGGCAGGACGCGTCCAAGGCTTTACGTCAGCCGAACATCGCCTCACACTCACTGAGGTCCGTCGCCGGATCCTTGAGCAGACCAGCGTCTTTCGCCCAGAGGATCTCATCCCCGTGCCGTGCCACCCTGATGCCCTAGCCATGGCCTATGCGCTCAAACTCGGGTCAAAGACTGTACCGCTCACGGGTATGATTCCGCCAGACATACTGATCGACGGCGGCCGCAACACCATCGTCTACGAGCAGGAAGCCGGCATCCGCGACCACCTCTTCAAGTTGTTCGCGACTAATCACTCGCCGGCGTCGCAGGCATCCACTTTGCGCGAATTGCTCTGCTGTCTACCTAAGGTCCTCATCCCCAAAGACCTCGGTTACAAGAATCTCTTTCGCATTCTGATCGTCCAGTTCATCGACGCCGAAGCTTTCGACGTGCGCAGCGTGAAAAAAAGCTGCATTCACATCGCGCACCCCGACGGGAAACGCCTCATCCCCTTCGACACCTTCAACATGTTCTACCGAGGCGAACTGGAACACACACGCCTGGCAGACCTCCGACAGTTGCAGGTGGGCACGATCTGA
- a CDS encoding S1/P1 nuclease, with amino-acid sequence MFRTLLRNRRTAPVFIVLASILLHASFARAWGNEGHRIINRLAVANLPADAPAFLHSETAMQEIEYLGPEPDRWRSPAEAELSAAQAPEHFIDLEPADALGPLPRRRLDFEAAVFAAGQRPEKIGLQPWEATEVWERLKAALREYRHLAAAHQDTHAVEQVAIFYAGWLGHYVGDASQPLHTTIQYNGWTGPNPNGYTTDHKVHWQFEGPFVGANLHASDVQPRMTPVQVIDGDVFADYVTYLRQTSKYVEKVYQLEKAGGFEGQGTQESRDFTADRLAAGASKLRDMIASAWIQSGNPVPDPHTPAN; translated from the coding sequence ATGTTCCGGACCCTGTTGCGAAACCGTCGAACGGCGCCCGTATTCATTGTCCTTGCAAGTATCCTCTTACATGCATCATTCGCCCGGGCGTGGGGTAACGAAGGTCATCGAATTATCAACCGTTTGGCGGTCGCGAACCTGCCTGCGGACGCTCCAGCTTTTTTGCATTCAGAGACCGCGATGCAGGAGATCGAATACCTCGGTCCCGAGCCTGACCGCTGGCGGTCGCCGGCCGAGGCTGAATTGAGCGCAGCCCAGGCGCCGGAGCACTTCATCGATCTTGAGCCTGCTGATGCTCTTGGCCCTTTGCCTCGACGCCGGCTCGATTTTGAAGCGGCAGTTTTCGCAGCGGGCCAGAGACCGGAGAAGATCGGGCTGCAGCCATGGGAAGCGACGGAAGTGTGGGAACGCCTTAAGGCAGCTCTGCGAGAGTACCGGCACCTCGCCGCGGCGCATCAGGATACGCATGCCGTCGAACAGGTAGCGATTTTCTACGCCGGATGGTTGGGACACTACGTTGGAGACGCATCGCAGCCTTTGCACACTACCATTCAATACAACGGCTGGACGGGCCCAAACCCGAACGGCTATACGACAGACCACAAGGTTCACTGGCAGTTTGAAGGACCCTTTGTCGGTGCCAATCTACATGCCTCCGACGTGCAGCCCAGAATGACCCCGGTACAGGTGATCGATGGAGATGTTTTCGCGGATTATGTGACTTACCTTCGCCAAACCTCCAAATACGTTGAAAAGGTCTATCAACTTGAAAAAGCGGGCGGATTTGAAGGGCAGGGAACGCAGGAGTCGCGGGATTTTACTGCGGACAGACTCGCCGCCGGCGCCAGCAAGCTTCGCGACATGATCGCTTCAGCGTGGATACAGAGCGGAAACCCAGTGCCTGACCCACACACTCCTGCGAATTGA
- a CDS encoding PAS domain S-box protein codes for MCDQDYVARRRCSTNAGTGWSWKRADVLVEVQEPGNLMDLRNARQSIQEGENPSPPIWSSLSVLAVAMAAGGILARLEAGPKFDWLLLMTAMGLTAAVLMRVLADNAAENEAAARYAGDPLKDILDSAGTMVISIGLDGKLTYMNPTAERLLGYHAAELVNLETTDKLLAPGEEDRLVSETRRLYGISKPVEGGQEGSLVTYAEVVTSLAPSQVPSFETHLRRKDGSLFPVRLHISTLRNRDGLPTGLVAVALDQSVNASPGEGLRIPRDRYRDLFENSSEMIATLDLKGKFLYANPAWRQTFRLDRNASLERDSFAEIFGPGCRDEVAGLLKKALDGITVDRAPLRTETGDGRVLELEMSLHQRRRAGKPLAVQCLLHDVTQQKQREHRLALQLVVSQIVGENISAEIATKRVLEALCISQGWDVAVKWDVNVEENRLEFNTAWGVPGKGAEGLIQESMGTTLAPGGSLPGRAWKEGRLVWASDLSVLTTSPRVQAAIRTRMVSGWAAPVQVGNHVLAVLEFYCHARIREDRETTAAMETVAGSLAQMLARTRERERAEELSRQQEILLGSVADGICGVDRNGLVRFANPAAARLLGARPQNLIGKPVHQLVHGSAPADKKCAEDCPLRRASGQRKAVTGEGTIFRSNGTGFPAEFFLNPILDQGRFSGSVLSFRDISQRYALDRMKDEFVSTVSHELRTPLTSIRGALGLLSSGMLGVINEKAANLLRIALSNSERLVRLINDILDLERTQSGREPLTFRPIQLGEIVRQAIDGVQPMADEAGVLLIHDKTQVEVTADPDRLLQVVTNLLSNAIKFSPANSAISVMLRSGASGVTLSVIDQGRGIPADKLEAIFGRFQQVDASDSRQKGGSGLGLAICRAIVLQHSGRIWAERNPVRGSTFRVFLPYQPVAAKTEEGSSSPAPLGAVLVADTNGATRPLIADQLARFGYRVVEATTVDQAVAVAHDGVSAIILDTTMDGINGWEILPLLRREDPEAHTPVVLLGVANPQNPSEPGKKVDRLFPRPSDDALLSELVKVLCVPGEEARVLVVEHDPDLAQVIGEIFRREGIVVRVTHTRQAALDDCLTFQPHMIVLDIGMPNGDGFNVVDWLRQHEDLNRAPLVAYSAHGLTQAERMQLVLGLSHFLAKASVEPEQLETLVLTMLRTTQEVEEFVPEVSAGQGS; via the coding sequence ATGTGCGATCAGGACTACGTCGCGCGGCGGAGATGTAGCACCAATGCAGGGACCGGCTGGAGTTGGAAACGAGCCGATGTTCTGGTGGAGGTGCAGGAGCCCGGCAACCTGATGGACTTACGGAACGCGAGACAATCGATCCAAGAAGGCGAGAACCCCTCCCCGCCAATATGGTCGTCGTTGTCCGTGCTCGCCGTAGCAATGGCGGCGGGGGGCATCCTCGCCCGACTTGAGGCAGGCCCCAAATTCGATTGGCTATTGCTGATGACGGCAATGGGCCTGACGGCCGCAGTATTGATGCGCGTACTGGCCGACAATGCGGCCGAGAACGAAGCTGCGGCTCGCTACGCCGGCGACCCTCTGAAAGACATCTTGGATTCCGCCGGTACGATGGTGATTTCCATCGGCCTGGACGGCAAGCTTACCTACATGAATCCGACCGCGGAACGGCTGCTGGGCTACCATGCTGCGGAGTTAGTGAACCTCGAGACTACAGATAAACTTCTGGCGCCTGGCGAGGAAGATCGGCTGGTCTCGGAAACCCGCAGACTCTACGGCATCAGCAAGCCCGTCGAAGGAGGGCAGGAAGGCAGTCTCGTGACCTACGCCGAGGTTGTCACGTCCCTTGCTCCCAGCCAGGTCCCGAGTTTCGAAACGCACCTTCGGCGCAAGGATGGATCGCTCTTCCCTGTCCGGCTGCACATCTCCACATTGCGCAATCGGGATGGTTTGCCGACTGGGTTGGTCGCAGTCGCACTTGATCAGTCCGTCAACGCATCACCGGGCGAGGGATTGCGCATTCCGCGCGACAGGTATCGCGACTTGTTTGAAAACTCGAGCGAAATGATTGCAACGCTCGACCTCAAGGGAAAGTTTCTTTACGCCAATCCAGCGTGGCGCCAGACTTTCCGACTGGATAGAAATGCCTCGCTTGAACGCGATTCTTTTGCGGAGATATTTGGCCCAGGCTGTCGCGATGAGGTTGCGGGACTGTTGAAAAAAGCGTTGGATGGCATCACCGTGGACCGGGCTCCACTGCGCACAGAGACTGGTGACGGACGCGTGCTGGAACTGGAGATGAGCCTCCACCAGCGCCGTCGCGCGGGCAAGCCACTCGCCGTGCAATGCCTGCTGCATGACGTAACCCAACAGAAGCAGCGCGAACACCGCCTCGCCTTGCAACTTGTAGTCAGCCAGATCGTGGGCGAAAACATCTCGGCCGAGATCGCGACCAAGCGCGTGCTCGAGGCTTTGTGCATCTCGCAGGGATGGGATGTAGCCGTAAAGTGGGACGTCAACGTCGAAGAGAATCGGCTCGAATTCAATACTGCCTGGGGTGTTCCAGGGAAAGGTGCAGAAGGCCTTATACAAGAGAGCATGGGCACTACGCTCGCTCCCGGCGGCAGTCTCCCGGGGCGCGCGTGGAAGGAAGGCCGCTTGGTGTGGGCCTCTGATCTTTCCGTGTTGACCACCAGTCCCCGGGTCCAGGCAGCGATTCGAACCAGGATGGTTTCGGGATGGGCAGCGCCTGTGCAGGTCGGCAATCACGTGCTGGCAGTGCTTGAGTTTTATTGTCACGCGCGGATCCGCGAGGATCGTGAAACCACCGCTGCCATGGAAACGGTGGCCGGATCTCTGGCTCAGATGCTGGCCCGAACCCGCGAACGGGAGCGTGCCGAAGAGTTGAGCCGTCAACAGGAGATTCTGCTCGGATCGGTGGCCGATGGTATCTGCGGAGTTGATCGCAATGGCTTGGTGCGATTTGCCAATCCCGCAGCGGCTCGCTTGCTGGGCGCCCGGCCACAAAATCTCATTGGGAAGCCAGTTCACCAGCTGGTGCACGGATCAGCGCCCGCCGACAAAAAATGCGCAGAAGATTGCCCATTGCGGCGAGCTTCCGGTCAACGCAAAGCGGTAACGGGCGAAGGGACAATTTTCCGCAGCAACGGCACCGGATTCCCGGCCGAATTTTTCCTCAATCCTATTCTCGATCAGGGCAGATTTTCAGGATCCGTACTGAGCTTCAGGGACATCAGCCAGCGTTATGCGCTCGACCGCATGAAGGACGAATTCGTTTCGACGGTCAGCCACGAGCTCCGTACTCCGCTCACCTCGATTCGCGGCGCACTGGGTCTGCTTTCCTCGGGCATGCTGGGCGTGATTAACGAAAAGGCAGCGAACCTGCTGCGCATTGCGCTGAGTAACTCCGAACGCCTCGTCCGGTTGATCAACGACATTCTCGATCTGGAACGCACCCAGAGCGGCCGCGAGCCGCTTACCTTCCGCCCCATTCAACTGGGTGAGATTGTGCGCCAGGCGATAGACGGCGTGCAGCCGATGGCGGACGAGGCCGGGGTTCTGCTCATCCACGATAAGACTCAGGTCGAAGTCACCGCCGATCCCGACCGCCTGCTGCAGGTAGTGACAAACCTCTTATCGAATGCCATCAAGTTCTCGCCGGCGAATTCAGCGATCTCCGTGATGCTGCGTTCAGGCGCAAGCGGTGTCACTCTTTCGGTCATCGATCAGGGGCGTGGCATTCCAGCCGACAAGCTCGAGGCCATCTTCGGAAGATTTCAGCAGGTGGACGCTTCAGACTCACGCCAGAAGGGCGGCAGCGGACTCGGATTGGCGATTTGCCGCGCTATCGTTTTACAGCACAGCGGGCGCATTTGGGCGGAGCGCAACCCGGTCCGCGGATCTACGTTCAGAGTGTTCCTGCCTTACCAGCCCGTGGCCGCCAAGACTGAAGAGGGCAGCTCAAGTCCGGCGCCGCTTGGTGCAGTGCTCGTAGCCGACACCAACGGCGCGACTCGCCCCTTGATCGCGGACCAATTGGCTCGTTTCGGTTATCGCGTCGTTGAAGCAACAACCGTCGATCAGGCTGTCGCGGTCGCACATGACGGAGTTTCGGCGATCATCCTGGACACCACAATGGACGGCATCAATGGCTGGGAGATATTGCCTTTGCTCCGTCGTGAAGATCCTGAGGCGCACACTCCGGTGGTGCTGTTGGGCGTCGCAAATCCACAGAACCCAAGTGAGCCGGGTAAGAAGGTTGACCGTCTATTCCCGCGTCCGAGTGATGATGCTCTACTGAGCGAACTCGTCAAGGTCCTGTGTGTTCCGGGTGAAGAGGCGCGCGTTCTGGTCGTGGAACATGATCCCGATCTGGCCCAGGTTATCGGGGAAATCTTCAGGCGCGAAGGGATTGTGGTGCGCGTGACACACACGCGGCAAGCTGCGTTGGACGATTGCTTGACTTTCCAGCCGCACATGATCGTCCTGGATATTGGAATGCCGAACGGCGATGGATTCAACGTGGTCGATTGGCTGCGACAGCACGAGGATTTGAATCGAGCTCCGCTCGTAGCCTATTCTGCGCATGGCCTGACGCAAGCCGAACGGATGCAGTTAGTGCTAGGCTTGAGTCACTTCCTGGCAAAGGCCAGCGTTGAGCCTGAACAATTGGAAACCTTGGTATTAACCATGCTACGCACTACTCAGGAAGTAGAAGAATTTGTCCCTGAGGTTTCCGCCGGCCAGGGATCGTAG
- a CDS encoding response regulator, with translation MHRILIIDDEDDIREVAALSLETVAGWEVMVASSGAQGLARASTYQPDAILLDVMMPGMDGPATFRELQKNPATRHIPVMLLTAKVQATDRSRFADLGVKAVLVKPFDPMTLSQQVAGILGWS, from the coding sequence ATGCATCGCATTCTTATCATTGATGACGAAGATGACATTCGTGAGGTAGCAGCTCTTAGCCTGGAAACTGTCGCAGGCTGGGAAGTAATGGTGGCAAGTTCCGGTGCGCAGGGTCTGGCCCGCGCTTCAACGTATCAGCCGGACGCCATTCTGCTAGACGTAATGATGCCGGGCATGGACGGTCCGGCAACGTTCCGAGAATTGCAGAAAAACCCTGCGACCCGCCACATTCCGGTGATGCTTCTGACTGCCAAAGTTCAGGCAACAGACCGCTCCCGCTTCGCGGATCTTGGGGTGAAGGCTGTGCTCGTTAAGCCTTTCGATCCAATGACGCTATCGCAACAGGTTGCCGGCATCCTGGGTTGGAGCTGA
- a CDS encoding Hpt domain-containing protein, whose amino-acid sequence MSGPQDPVVAEAMNRLWQKYLPQIEERVATLQRAADSLASGDLSPIEQKKAASDAHKLAGVLGTFGLTDGTDLAREAEGLYEGSEEEMRRLAARLATIAEGLQAMIANRK is encoded by the coding sequence GTGAGCGGCCCTCAGGATCCCGTGGTTGCCGAAGCGATGAATCGACTGTGGCAGAAATATCTTCCTCAGATCGAAGAGCGCGTCGCGACTCTGCAACGAGCCGCTGACAGTCTTGCCAGCGGCGACCTCTCGCCAATTGAACAAAAGAAAGCTGCCAGCGACGCGCACAAGCTGGCTGGTGTGCTGGGCACCTTCGGCTTGACCGATGGCACCGATCTCGCTCGAGAAGCCGAAGGCCTCTATGAGGGTTCAGAGGAGGAGATGCGGCGACTAGCCGCGCGGCTAGCGACGATCGCGGAGGGGTTGCAAGCAATGATTGCGAATCGAAAATAG
- the xseA gene encoding exodeoxyribonuclease VII large subunit, with the protein MKQLDLSFEEPQKVRRIWPVRKLVEHVCEQVEQEFADIWVEGEVSNCRPAPSGHLYFTLKDADAQLPVVLFRRQALLLRFKPQDGLHVLVRGRVSVYAQRGQLQLVGETIEPVGAGSLQLAFEQLKERLKAEGLFDASRKRPLPTFPRSVGIITSPTGAVIRDFLNIVGRRHAGLTVIVCAAAVQGESAAGEVESALAQLNASGLVDLIVIARGGGSLEDLNAFNSELVARAILASKLPVVSAIGHETDFTIADFVADLRAPTPSAAAELITEAQYRVAERLELQTNRLERATRFQLLHARQRLEIIPLGRSERRTTAMLHRLGQQLDDFGFRIEASVSGLVRDRQRAVDELAADVLHHEPRQMLGRMRERLGVGETRLERSLERTMRRWTARIEALDGRLRSLSPLAVLERGYALVLAEDGAVIRSTTQVAQGDRMRTRLSDGEFSSTVDGVVRKMKRKE; encoded by the coding sequence TTGAAGCAACTCGACTTGAGCTTTGAGGAGCCGCAGAAAGTGCGCCGGATCTGGCCGGTGCGCAAGCTGGTGGAACATGTCTGCGAACAGGTCGAGCAGGAATTCGCGGATATTTGGGTTGAAGGCGAAGTCTCAAATTGCCGTCCAGCCCCTTCAGGGCATTTGTACTTCACTTTGAAGGACGCTGACGCCCAGCTGCCTGTCGTGTTGTTCCGCCGCCAGGCACTTTTGCTGCGCTTCAAACCCCAAGACGGGCTCCATGTACTGGTTCGCGGACGCGTGAGCGTATATGCTCAGCGTGGGCAGTTGCAGCTGGTGGGCGAAACAATTGAACCTGTCGGTGCAGGTTCGCTGCAGTTGGCCTTCGAACAATTGAAGGAACGGCTCAAGGCGGAAGGTCTTTTTGATGCTTCGCGAAAGAGACCATTACCGACATTTCCGCGATCAGTAGGAATCATTACTTCGCCGACTGGCGCCGTTATACGCGACTTCCTCAACATCGTGGGAAGGCGCCATGCTGGGCTGACTGTCATCGTGTGCGCGGCTGCAGTGCAGGGCGAATCCGCAGCTGGGGAAGTCGAATCGGCACTTGCACAATTGAATGCAAGTGGCTTGGTGGACCTGATCGTTATCGCACGCGGCGGAGGATCGCTCGAAGATCTGAACGCCTTCAACAGTGAACTGGTAGCAAGGGCGATTCTTGCATCAAAGTTGCCGGTGGTATCCGCGATCGGCCATGAAACGGATTTTACGATTGCAGATTTTGTTGCGGATCTTAGAGCACCTACGCCCTCGGCCGCTGCAGAATTGATTACCGAGGCACAATATCGGGTTGCGGAACGCCTTGAATTGCAAACGAATCGACTGGAACGCGCGACGCGATTTCAACTTTTACACGCCCGACAGAGGCTCGAAATCATTCCTTTAGGTCGCTCAGAGCGGCGGACCACCGCCATGCTTCACAGACTCGGCCAGCAACTGGACGATTTTGGCTTCCGCATCGAAGCAAGCGTCAGCGGATTGGTGCGCGACCGACAACGCGCAGTGGATGAACTTGCCGCCGATGTCTTGCATCATGAACCGCGACAGATGCTGGGACGGATGAGAGAGCGGCTTGGAGTTGGCGAAACGCGCTTGGAACGTTCGCTGGAGCGAACGATGAGAAGATGGACGGCACGTATCGAGGCGTTGGATGGCCGCTTGCGATCGCTGTCGCCACTGGCGGTGCTAGAACGTGGATACGCACTCGTGCTTGCAGAAGATGGTGCAGTGATTCGTTCGACGACACAGGTGGCACAAGGCGATCGCATGAGAACCCGCTTGAGTGATGGCGAGTTCAGCAGCACAGTTGACGGTGTCGTTAGGAAGATGAAACGCAAAGAGTGA
- the glmM gene encoding phosphoglucosamine mutase encodes MSKGLARKLFGTDGIRGIAGEPPLDARTIYATGLALGHSLRDHAEPKVILGRDTRESSNWIAATVAAALRETGVRVESAGVVPTPAVAFLAQNRGFDAGVVISASHNPWRDNGIKLFGRDGFKLPDAVEASIEDEILRHAEEASMPELSALPSVEDNAALPEQYIHFLIESVPGLDLKGLRTVADCANGAAAAVAPELFARLGAQIPDNFTLLNVSPNGRNINDGCGAMHPQWVAAEVQKHRAAIGLTFDGDADRCLLAGVRGNVINGDAILLMAARDLQARGMLTGDVVVATTMSNMGLEAALKRSGIRMLRAPVGDRYVLEQMQQNNAALGGEQSGHILFPHLATTGDGLLTALVVLDLVARTGKSVDELTADLKVFPQVIVNVKVREKRPLDSIPAIAERIRAAEEELKDSGRVVIRYSGTEALARVMIEAESEEAMRRHADSIAEAIRSELGV; translated from the coding sequence ATGAGCAAGGGATTAGCACGAAAGCTATTTGGGACTGATGGAATTCGCGGGATTGCGGGTGAGCCTCCGCTGGATGCGCGAACAATTTACGCAACTGGGCTAGCGCTTGGACATTCGCTGCGCGACCATGCCGAACCCAAGGTGATTCTTGGTCGGGACACACGCGAATCCAGCAACTGGATCGCAGCCACCGTGGCTGCAGCATTGCGTGAGACAGGCGTGCGTGTCGAGAGTGCAGGCGTTGTTCCCACTCCCGCTGTGGCTTTTCTCGCGCAGAATCGTGGATTCGATGCGGGCGTTGTCATTTCTGCTTCCCACAATCCCTGGCGCGACAATGGCATCAAGCTGTTTGGCAGAGACGGATTCAAACTGCCGGACGCTGTAGAAGCTTCGATTGAAGACGAGATTCTGCGCCACGCCGAAGAAGCATCAATGCCGGAACTTTCGGCACTTCCAAGCGTTGAAGACAACGCGGCTCTCCCTGAACAGTACATTCATTTCCTGATTGAAAGCGTGCCGGGGCTTGACTTGAAGGGCCTGCGAACAGTCGCCGATTGCGCCAACGGTGCCGCCGCCGCGGTTGCGCCCGAGCTTTTCGCGCGTCTGGGTGCACAAATTCCAGACAACTTTACGCTGCTGAATGTTTCTCCCAATGGGCGCAATATCAACGACGGCTGCGGAGCGATGCACCCGCAATGGGTTGCAGCGGAAGTGCAAAAACATAGAGCTGCAATCGGGCTGACTTTTGACGGAGATGCCGACCGATGCCTGCTGGCGGGAGTTCGCGGCAATGTGATCAATGGAGACGCGATTCTCCTGATGGCTGCTCGAGATTTGCAGGCGCGAGGAATGCTGACCGGCGACGTGGTTGTGGCCACGACCATGTCAAACATGGGCCTCGAGGCAGCACTGAAGCGATCGGGCATTCGCATGCTGCGTGCTCCCGTTGGCGATCGCTACGTGCTGGAACAAATGCAGCAAAACAACGCCGCATTGGGCGGCGAACAGTCAGGCCACATTCTCTTTCCGCACCTGGCGACGACCGGCGACGGACTTCTGACAGCATTGGTTGTGCTTGACCTCGTTGCTCGCACCGGCAAAAGTGTCGACGAATTGACAGCGGATCTGAAGGTGTTCCCGCAGGTAATCGTGAATGTAAAAGTGCGCGAGAAGCGGCCGCTTGATTCAATTCCTGCCATCGCAGAGCGAATCCGCGCTGCGGAAGAAGAATTGAAAGATAGTGGCCGTGTTGTAATTCGATACTCCGGAACAGAGGCTCTCGCGCGTGTCATGATCGAAGCCGAGAGTGAAGAAGCAATGCGTCGTCACGCAGATTCAATTGCCGAAGCGATTCGATCTGAACTTGGTGTGTAA